The Pyrus communis chromosome 8, drPyrComm1.1, whole genome shotgun sequence region TGTTCATTGAGACAGACTGTTGCTCAttcattttgtttgtttctttgcttggttaggAAGGTCCAATCTATATTCCACACTCCTTTTAGTTTCGAATTTTGTCAGTTTGTATTCTTTGTTTGCATTTAGAATTGCATGACTCCGATATTTCACCCCATAAATTGATAGAATTAGTCGATGTCgaatttttggattttggttaCCATGTGCTGtattttgtcttttttcttGGCATTCTCAAATCTCATGTATATTTGCCCGTTTTGATCCGTGAAGTGAATATGAATGGGAATGAGAAAAAAGAATTGGGTGTGAAAAAGGAACTGGGTGTAAAAAAGGAGGAGGCGATGAAGGATGACCAGTTGTCGTTGGATgtaaaggagttgaaaataataGAGGGTTCCAACGATGGAAAAACCACTGGCAAGCGGGCACAGACATTTACATTTGCTGAACTTGCAGCAGCAACTGGCAATTTCAGGTCTGATTGCTTTGTAGGTGAAGGAGGATTTGGAAAAGTTTACAAGGGTTACTTGGAGAAAATTAATCAGGTCCGTAGTGATTATGTGAAAGTTAGTTCTATCATTAAATCGAGCGTTTTTAACTCAAATTGTTACAATTGTTTTCAACTGTTTGAACTTGTATGTGGAATTGAATTCTGCTGGGACATTACTCGTACCCTTTTATGCCATTGTATCAAAAAATGTGTTTTGTTCCTTGAGTTTCATTTAGTAAATGACTTATAAGCTCAAGGACTGACCCGAGTTTGCTATTGTTGTGGTTCTAGGATGTTGCTATTAAACAGCTTGATCGTAATGGATGCCAAGGACTTAGGGAATTTGTTGTCGAAGTATTGACGCTTAGTTTGGCTGACCACCCTAATCTTGTCAAACTGCTTGGATTCTGCGCCGAGGGAGAGCAGAGGCTATTGGTTTATGAATATATGCCATTAGGATCTTTGGAAAACCATTTGCATGGTATGCAGCTGAAACAATCCAAAATCCTGCTCTTGTTGTATGATCGAGATTACCATTTCACTTTCTTTTACATCTGCCCCTTATTATCGCAATGTGTTTGAATTAAGTATCACATTTGTTTTGCTTTTCAGGTCTTTCGCCCGGAAGTAAGGTGCTTGACTGGAATACAAGAATGAAGATAGCAGCTGGTGCTGCAAGGGGTTTAGAGTATCTGCATGAGAAAATGCAGCCCCCTGTTATATACCGTGACCTGAAATGCTCAAACATTTTGCTTGGTGAGGGGTATCATCCAAAGCTTTCGGATTTTGGCTTGGCTAAAGTAGGTCCCAGTGGAGATAAAACTCATGTTTCTACTAGGGTTATGGGTACGTATGGGTATTGTGCACCGGATTATGCCATgacaggtcagctgactttcaAATCAGATGTTTATAGCTTTGGGGTTGTTCTTTTGGAGCTTATCACAGGAAGGAAAGCTATTGATAATACAAAACCCGTCAGAGAGCAGAACCTGGTAGCATGGGTAAGATAGCTCTAGTTGCACTCTCTTCTTCGATATCCAACCGCCCAAGAGGCTGGATATAATTTACCAGTAGTTTGGTTTCAGAACTGGTTGTGTATCCTTAACCGTTACATTGTTTTCAGGCAAGACCCATGTTCAGAGACCGGAAGAAATTCTCATTAATGGTGGACCCGTTGCTTCAAGGTCAGTATCCAGTCAGGGGATTATACCAAGCTCTTGCCATTGCTGCGATGTGCGTTCAAGAGCAGCCCAATATGCGGCCTGTCATAACCGACATAGTTACAGCGCTGCATTACCTTGCATCCCAGAAATATGACCCCCGAACCGATCCAGGTCAAACCTCGAAATGGGGTCCATCTTCTCCAAGATTGAAGAGTGATGATGATATAACGCAGATTGGAGGTGACAGGCCAGAGAGAGACTGAGCCGGAGGATTAGGTTAAAGAATAAAGCGGCCAATACCATTTTTGTGGTCTTGTAGATGATGTGCCTGGTTATCAATTTTTGCATCATAGAAGATAACAGGTACTACTGCCATCCTCAATATTCATACAAAGAGAATTTCtgccttttcttctctttttctttttttttttttttttttttttagcggTGTACATGAGAGATGGCGTTTCTTGTATGTAAAATGCTTCGTTGTAGGAACATTTTCCCATTGGATTAGTTACCCTTAATTTCTATAAAAGTTCCATTCTTTGGCCGGATGcctcctttctctctttttgtttCCCTTGTCTCCATCGACGCAGGTAATGCGAATACGAACCCATGCCTTAAACTCCTTGTATTCTTCACCAAGACCGTCAAGAATAGATTTGACGAGCTCATCGTCAATGATGGTAGAACTAGCATAGTGAAGAGAATCAGAAAGACTTCGAGCATGCAGTAAGTAGTCACTCATAGGTTTCTCGGGAGTTTTCTTCAAGTTACGGAGTTGGTCTTGAATTCTGCGAATGCGAGTCTTAGAGATGCTTCCCCAAGAGTGACTGGGCGTCATAGGCAGTGGTGCAAGAAAGCAGGATAGGCTTGATGGGGGAGGAACAAGCTGCTTTAATAAAACCGAGGACCAGTTTGCCTTGAGAGTAGGCGGGCTTGACGGAGCCGTCGTTGAGCTTTTTGGAGGGTTTAGAATTATAGGCCATAGTGTCTTCAAGAGACCATGAATCTCAAGAACATCTTGAAATTGAAATCGCCAACTGAGATAATTGACTTTTGTACATCATTGACTTTTGTACAACAGTTACAGGtaagtaataatacaattaatgTAATACAATCAGCGAGTTTATTATGATGAAGAAGATCTTGGCTGAGTGGAGACAATTGAGGGATTCTTGTCTGGTTGACTTGTGCAACGTTCCTCTGCAGATTTGGTGGCTGTGATAGTTCTCTTGTCAGATATCTCCACGCTTCATTTCTCGAGACTTGGTGGGAAGTCTTCCGAGGCTGTTTCATATATACTTGGAAAGCAAGTTGATTAATGGTGAATTTCCAAAGGAACTTTGTACACTACCAAGTTTGGTGTCTGAACCTACTACAAGCATATATAGACCATTACGATCTTGAAATGCCTGCCTATTCTGGTCCGCCTGAAGATTCAATTTTTTACAGCATACATTGTCTTACTTTCCAATCGGTCAATTGAGGCTTCTCCAAGGGTTGGTTCTAGGCACGAACAACTTCTGTGGCAGTAATCCGGACAAAATAAGTAAACCTAAAAGAAGTAGAGACTTTGGATCTCTTTGCAAATGATTTGTCCTGAAAAGTCCCGTCATCATTGGCAAGCCTGAATTTCTTGAAAGAGTTTAATGTCTCATACAATAATCTCGAAGGTCCAATACCAACAAGCACACAGCTCAAAAGCTTCAATGCTTCTGCATTTGAAGGGAATCCGAAACTTTGCGGCCTCCGGCTTCCGAATAAGTGCCAACATAACAAGGACATTGATGCAGATGATAAAAACAATGAAGACGCAGACAATGAGCATCAATTTCCATGGTTTTATATGTTCCTTGCGTTAGGGTTTATTGTAGGGAATTTGGGGAGCGTGTGGTTCCTTGATTATTATGAAGATATTTGTTAGGCACCTACATAGCGTGTGGTTCCTTGATTATTATGAGTACCAAATTTGTAGGATTAAAAGAAGGCTTAGTGGCTAGAGTACTGTACCTTTTATGCCATTTTTTTGTAGTACTACTCGGCTAATTAGGAGCCCGTCCTCCACATGGCTCCGTCTCTGTTTAGGGTTTAAAGAATAAACTGCGGCTTAAGGAAATTGTTCCTATGGTTTATTCTACTCATCGCATCATTGTTAATAATGTTCTGGCATCGATCTTCTTGCCAAGGACGTCTATTTTATCAGGTTCATGATGTATGTCCTACCGGGTTTTGTGGTACGCTGTCGGCCTTAAAGTACGCCAATATTTGTAGAGGTTTTGTGACATGCATCCCCATATTTTGGTTATATACTCGCAAGGGAGATTTTGGTAGGGTTGGTTGTGATAAGAGTTTTATAGGGTTTAGCTATAACTAGTAATTGTGTCCGCGCGTTTCCGTGGGTTTTAAAAGTGTATGCATAAAATTTGCAAAAAGTTTTACAAATCTATATGTGAATTCATCGTATTTAcaggaaggaaaaaaatatatagaaataaCAGATGGTACAGCTTTGTTTTGGTAATGGAGCAATTGTAAGAAACAATGTATTTGTAATCCAAAGGTTAAATTTGTGTTGTAGGGTGTAAAAAAATGTTGATTCAAATGTGAGTTTGTGAAGGTCGTTAAGTGTGTAAATTGATAGTTATCGCGGATGAAAGTGTTTAGGTATTTAATATTTAACTAAGGGTAGAAATAATATTGTTCTTGTTAATAAGTTAAACAGCTGACAAATAATTTTATCAAAGCAAATAAAAGATGGTGGTAGAATGGTGTACCTTGAAATGAATGATGATTGGAGGCAAAGCTTTACACAAAAACTGGTTATGCTGTAAAATAACAGTAAGCAGGAATAAACTTGTATGTATCAAATTGTTTTCAGAGCTGGAAACTAAGGAATCAAACACTGCACGAAAGTAATAAGAAGTATAAATCTAGGCTAACAATATGCTttagcatttttcttcaggAACCTCATATATCAGAAGTAATATTTAGCAAATAGTAATTGTATAGTTTCAGTGTTATCACTAATGAAATCGTGTTGGTTTCTAATCGAAAATCTTATACTGATGCATCTTTGGAAAAAAATTTGATCTATAACTGAAGCATTGTTTAATCGAATTGAATAATAATATTGTTAATAGAAGGAGACGGTATATAAAAATGGATCAGATACGTTTAGTTCGCTATTTCTGTATAGTACAGAGGTATAAGTTGCTTAGTTATTTCAACTGGCATAATTCGGACAAACGATCATCATTTCCATTCTTCCTTCTCAGAAGAATCAACTGTTTCGAATTTGTAGGTAAAGACTTTCTTGTATTGGCTTTTAGTCGTAATACATGGCTAATGACTGTGCTGATCACTGAGGGGTTTAAAATGGATGACTGAAAGTATAAACAAAGATGTTCCCACCAAAGATGTACTTGTCTCACATGCTTTAGCTAAATGAAAGAAGACTATAGAAACAGAGGAATTGTTAAATGGAGCCAATAACCAATAAAAATGATATATGGATAAATTTAACAATTTCTCTATTACCAAATGTTTTTTGGATGAATTAAGCCATGCGAACATGATAGATTTGTAATGGGAACGTCTTGGTTAATACTTTTAGATATTGAAGTAAATCCCTCAATGATCAGGGAAGGGATTAGTCATGTATTCTAAATTAAGTCAAAAGAAGACGGTCATTATCTACATTGGTAACAACTAATTCCCCTGagcaaaaatgttagtaaaGATTGAATGTAAACTTGAAATATTAAGTAAAAAAAGGGAATAAAGCTTGAATTATTGAAGCTTTATTACCAAATGCTATCAATAAAAGAACAGTCGATTCACCAACAAAACTCAACAATAAACAAAGCTGTTAAAACATTAGGAATAATGGAATTAAAACACGCATTAATTGATTAGTTCCCTGCTTTATTTAAATAGGAAATCCATATACAATTAGGAAGGAATGAAAGCAGGGAATACATACCCAAACCAACAGTAGCCTTCGAACTCCTGTTAAATCTCAGATTTATCAGCGGAGTAAACCAAACGCAAAATCCGCTCTTAGCCGACAAAGCCTCGACAAACTGCCATAACTCAGCATAAAATCAAACTGCTAGGGTTTCGTTCAAATCAATGCAAATTCGAAATTACAACTCTCATATAAGGGTTGCAGAACTTGCCTGAgttaaatagtttttttttttttttttacgatgaTCTGAGCAAGGATCGCACGCAGACCGCACCAAAAATTGGTCGGAAAGCCGATGACAATTGGGGAGAAACGATTTACAGAGATGCAAAACTTGTCTCAAAACACAGAACACAAACAAACTCCCCAAAAAAAGGAACACGATTTGTGATGAATAGACAAAAGGCAAAGCAAATGGTAACCCAACGAAAACCTATTTAACGCATAAACTGAATTGaggaaatactttttttttttcttactagcCAATCAAATGGATAAAAAGTGGGACTATCCACTAGTTCGGAATACTGGAGACAAACCTTTAATAAATAGATGAAGTTGCAGAAAGGAGATTGTAATTTCTGTTTGTGAGTTTTAATGGAAGATTTAGGTGGTGCCCAGCTTAAATGTAAGAGAAGAaataatacttttatttttgttctttttgtgcACAGAAAATAGTATGGATTGTTTTAGGGAGAAATAATTTCACACCATGTAGTCCGCCTGAGTGTAATCTATGAGAAACATGTTTAAAATTACAGACCTGCCTGTAAAGGGTGTGAATCTCACGTCGAGGAATGAAAGCCTTGCATAAGTGTTTTCATTATCTTGGGCCTCTCCATCTGTTGCAAATTGATTTTGGGTTGAATGCTCACATTCTAATATGGTAAATGGGAGCTTCATCAAATAAGGTATTACGTATGTAAATGGATGTTAGGCCTTGGGATGAGAAGGGGGTTTATACGTTTCACTTCCTTTAGGCCGTTTGAATCTATAAAAGTGGGAACAAATAGAATATGTTTTCCTTTCTTTCGTTTTTACTTTCTGTCAGTTTCGCGTTGATCAACtgtcattcaagatcaagcattGTTTGATGTTTTACTCTCATTTGGTTTCACAGGTGTCTTTCCAGTTACTTTATACGGTGCCTTCCTACCCCGACATATATTCTATCGACTCAATGCTTTGTGTGCATGTATACGGTGCCTTTTTGTTGCTCTCTGCATGCTGGTCATGTGGCCATCGTTTGATGTAATACTAGCAGATCAGGTTTCAGTTGTCATCCTGATGCAGTGCATGGGGAACAAATATATTTAAGGCTTTAGTGACTTCTCATCTCTCAAAACCTTTAATTGTCACCttaacttttaattaaattgCCTAGTAACTGTTCTACTATTAAATATGTACTCTACCAATGCTTTGTAATCTCCCGATTTAAAGATCTCCAAATGTATTTTAAGGTAGTTAAttagtgaattaaaattaatccaaGAAGAGAGTGAGTTTTCTCCTTCCTTAAAATCAAGTGTGAGACTTGGTCATGTCGAATGAATCCACGATTAGTGATGTGAGTGATTCCGTTGCCTCTAGTCGAGTGATTCCCAAATTCTGTACCCGTAGAGATGTCGAGTGAATCCGTTGCCGTTGGTTGAGTGATTTCCAAGTTACTACCCCTTGTCTTTTTGAGACCCTTGGTCTTTTCTATGTCAAGTGGCATCAGAGCAGGTTTTCCACTGTAGTTAAAGATCATGGCTATGATTATCAATCTGTTTTAAGATCACATCATTGAAGAGATTAGTTTTGTCGATTGGAATTCTCCACCAATTTATGACAAATATGATAATGACGACGAGTTTACCGTTGATGTGGCTCATCCAGAAGTTTATTTTCTGCTAGGAGAGAAGGCTTTGTGGATTGGGGTTATCCACATAATATGAGTACAATGGCGGAAACATTTTACATGCAGCTTCATAAAGAGTAACTATGGTGTACTTGCTTTGGAATAGCATGCATGGAGGTGGAGTTCAAAGGAATTTTTTGTGGGACGGAACAACTTGACAGCTTTGGATTTGCTTTTGCTATTGTGGCtgttctgtaaaaaaaaaaaaaaaaattgaaaggtcATCCAAAAGatcgaggaaaaaaaaaatcaaaggaaaCTCGAGGATAAGTTTTTTTTCAAGAAGATAAGAATGATGCAGTGCATGAAGAACAAATACATTTAAGGCTTTCATGACTTCTCATCTCCCAAATTTTTTGTCACCTTCTCTTTTATGAGTTGCCTAGTAACTATCCTATTATTAAATATTTACTCTACCAATGCTTTGTAATCTCCCAATTTAAGGGGCTCCAAATGTATCTTTAAGGTAGCCAATTAgtgaattaaaaagaaaagtaatataAGAAGAGAGTTTTCTCCTTACTTAAATCAAGAGTGAGGTTTGGTCGTGTTGAGCAAATCCATGATTAGCGACGTGAGTAATTTCGTTGTCCCTGGTTGAGTGATTTCCAGGTTCTATACCCGTAGAGACGTCAAGCGAGTTCGTTGCCACTGGTTGAGTGATATCCCAGGTTACTACCCCTCGTCTTTTGAGACCCTTGGTCATAACggctaaatagccaaaatggtccctgagattgtccaccatccatcattttgatcattccgttaaaaactccattaagtgTCCTGGAGCTCTTGACCGGAAGTTTGGACAATGTTCAAAACTTCATAACTCAATCAGTTCTTAACCAagttcgacccataatatatcaaaatgaagataggaaggtgtagaacaagattatactcAAATTGAAGCCCAATGGTTACCGGAGATAACCGGAAAacagcctcaaagttgactggtttgcgggaaaactggaaaactcgtcggaaactgggtaaattttaaacgttcataacttcttcaatactcaacaaaattgagtgatttgaaaacaaaaatcatatttctTGACGAGAGGAAGAGAAAGGTACCTTTCTTGACAGCTAACTCAtcgtggtttggccgaaaaatggcTCGAAAGTTGGCTAACTCGAAAATGAGTTAGCAAATTTCGAGCTGTGTTCCAGCCAAACCACCGCGAGTTAACCACCAAGAAAGGTACCCTTCTCTTGGtctcgttgagaagtatgattttaatttttgaatcactcgatttcgttgagtattgaagaagttatgaacgtttaaagtttacttagtttccggcgagttttccagtttttccgcggaccagtcaactttgaggctattttccgggCATATTAGGCAACAATTGGGTTACaaatggtataatcttgttctacactttcctatcttcattttaatatattatgggtcgaatttggttcagaaatgattgagttatgaagctttgaaaattgcccaaacttccggccaagagtaccaggacacttaacggagtttttaacataaggaccaaaatgatggatggtggacaatctcaaggaccatttctattgattttcaatctcataaACCATTTTGGCTGTTTAGCCGTCTTTTCTATGTCACATTGCACTGCTGAAGCTTAAGAAGGCAACAAACGTATTTGCACTTATTTCGTACAAATTGTGATCTGGTAGCTTCTGGTAGTACCGTAGTAGAGTTGTTTAATGCATTACATCTTTCTGTCCAGGTTTTCTTTTATTGTCACTTTCCGGATTTATTGCTGGCTCAACACACAACTGTTTTGAGGAGGATATATAAAAAAACCCATAGACTTCGTAGAAGAAATGACAACTGGTCTGATTCCATATCTCGGGTTTATGACATCATCTAatttttcttgtgcatttttCAGTGTTATTTTGTTGCGGCTATACCACTATTCCTTACtatatttccttttctttttgataAATACTGGCACTCCTACAGGAATGGCATAACAGCAAATTCACAGCATCTACGTTTGCAAAAACATTTAAGCATCTTGACGCAAGAGGAATTCAGCCAGCTGTTCTTTATCGAGCTGTCAATGTGAACCAGTTTAATGAACCCGCCAATTCTTACAAGTAATGAACATGTTTGTATATCTGCCAGCGCCTTTTGGTTTTACTTTTATACTGCCTTTATGATTCTATATCTAACCATACCTTTGAAGATTTTCTTCTCAGATTTTCATCTGGTAGTTTACTGTTTCTTTTTCCTGCTTCGGTTTTTTCATTCCAGACTAAATTTTCTGTCTATCAATCGTTTTGAGAGGAAAAAGAATATAGACGTGGCAATTTCAGCTTTTGCTTTGCTTCGTACCTTTGAAGGGGATGTGCTTCAAGTTCCTGATCTGGCTGAAGATTCCTTCACAATTGCAGGCAAGTTCCTAATTATAATCTCCCCGACTAATCTACTAATCTTAACGATTCTATAGGGATATGTGTGTTCCCTTATTACCTTATGTTGCTGTTGAACACTGTTTATATTATTAGGCTATCAATAACCAAGTAGAAGCATGCAGTAATAACCTGGTCGTGTGATTAAGCTTTCCCTTAGTTCATTTGCGTGTTTAAAGCTTTACGGATCTTGCAATTTAACGTTAGTAATTGAAGAAAGCcacgaagaaagttgaggttccaccataaaaccaattgacaatatgaggagtagcccaacctcttataagtccATGTAAGatccctcctcccatcaatgtgggactcatttTCAACACGTCCTATcatgtgtggcgaattttcgAGTCTAACACATGGACAACACAACGGCTAACATGGAGCGtgtgtggccgtttggcttcacacgtgggacaacttgttctgataccatgaaaaagGTCATGagaaaagttgaggtttcaccataaaaccaattggcaataggGGCAGTAGCTCAATCTTGTATAAGTCCATACATGGTCCCTCATTCCATAAATATGAGACTCATTCTCAATAGTATCTGGACGTGGAAAGACATTCTTTTGTGTTTTTCGTGGTAAATTACGAAACATTAGCCTATATCTAGAATTTTTCGTGAAGGTTTAGACCCACAGCCAAGCCTAGAATTGTTATTTATGAGAAAAGCTCATAAAGGGACTTATGATACTGCAAGATAACAGAACAATAGTGACGTTTGGCATGAAAtatgtgaaaaatatatatagatgtcaaaatttaaataacaGTGGCCATGATGACTTATAACTTGTAGATACTGAAAGACAATCAATTCCAAAGAAATATGGTGATAACTATGTAGAAGACTGCAATGACCTGGTAATTGAGAGgtgaaaaaaatttagattcaaTGGAGGTTAACATACTCGTTTGATCTATCAAAAGTTACTCTGCAGGGTTCCAAATAATGCAAGTTTTATAGGAAACAAGTGTCATAGTTTTAGCAATTCTATGTTTATAACCTAAACAATAGTTTCTGAAATAACAATTATCAACCACACGAAGCCATCGTGAATTTCAAGGAACCTcctgaccaaaattgcatcaaattacttttctaaatatcataaTGGTGGCCAATCATCAAGAGAACTAGGTAATTTAAACACAGTGATTAATGATTCAAAcaatgcatgcataatatcacaagtaaattgaaaatgaactacatattcttactaaggctcatggcctcaccctagcaaaagaaattaattacgaaaaatcataaaacaaaatattatgaaGATCATAgaaagaaaacaccttgaaaataaactttaaTCGTCAAAAGCCCTCTAAGCGGAATTCTCCAAATTGATGCGTTTTAAACCCTAATGGCTCAATAGCTTTATTTATACTATTACGAAATAAAATCCTACCTAGAAAAAGTCTTATAATAAAAatgagaaacaaaataaattaagataaactaggaaacaaaatCCCAAATTAACTAAGAGAATCTGCTATGAGTCAGTCCAGCCATGTTTTAGACCTAAATCTCCTCCAAATTCAGCCCATGATAGCTTCTTTTAAAGATTAGAATAATTTGAACACATTTTCAGAAATGGCCAAATCCAAAATAGGTCATTATGGGCTCCAAAATTTGCAATCAAGCCCAAAACATCACTATAACAACATTGCGCGCTGCTCCTTTATTTCGTCTCTATAAATAAACCGTTTGGTGGAAAAATGTGAAACTTTGAAAAGATCAAACTGAGAGACTCACTAACATCTTCTAGTTGAAATCACTCAAAAATTCCACCGTTTGACTATTTTTTCGCTCAAGAGGAAGTTGAAAGTCCTACATTAAGGatataaatcaaagtatcaaaattctacaaaaataaccaataaattataactaagaataggataaaatatatggtataatatcgACTCATTAGCAAGTTTATTGTTTAAGGTTTAATATATGGCTGGAAAGTTCTTGAAGGTGTTTAGGTTCATATCAGTTGAGACAATTCAGGTTTTGGCAATGCCGTATACGAAACGTTGATAGTACTAAACAACACGTATGTACAAAAATCAGCTTTCAGTGTTAATGCATATTCTATCTCTAAAGAATCATTTTTTTTCGATTACCACGGTTAGacaatttaggttttgacaTGCCATATAGGAAACGTTAATAGTACTAAACAACACATATCTACGAAAACTAGCTTTCAGTGTTAATTCTGTTAACCAAGCTGTGATTATAGGAAGAAGTTCACAGTATTGTTCTAAGaatatgaagagagagagagagagagagagagagagagagaaagagaaagaaagagagagagtattCTTCAACTgatgtttttatattttctaccTTACAATCTTACAGCCTCAAGTTTATATACTACCTTTTACAAATCTTACTGCCTAAGTCACAACATAACCAAC contains the following coding sequences:
- the LOC137742801 gene encoding probable serine/threonine-protein kinase PBL5, with translation MSCFCWSKKSTKESEKKTTHFNTNKPNHQVNMNGNEKKELGVKKELGVKKEEAMKDDQLSLDVKELKIIEGSNDGKTTGKRAQTFTFAELAAATGNFRSDCFVGEGGFGKVYKGYLEKINQDVAIKQLDRNGCQGLREFVVEVLTLSLADHPNLVKLLGFCAEGEQRLLVYEYMPLGSLENHLHGLSPGSKVLDWNTRMKIAAGAARGLEYLHEKMQPPVIYRDLKCSNILLGEGYHPKLSDFGLAKVGPSGDKTHVSTRVMGTYGYCAPDYAMTGQLTFKSDVYSFGVVLLELITGRKAIDNTKPVREQNLVAWARPMFRDRKKFSLMVDPLLQGQYPVRGLYQALAIAAMCVQEQPNMRPVITDIVTALHYLASQKYDPRTDPGQTSKWGPSSPRLKSDDDITQIGGDRPERD